TGCTGTAATAGAGAATGCCTAATTAATATGGAAACACAGAGGAATAAGTTACTAAGGAACTGACATGATCATTGTCCATTCCAAAAAGGGATGGGTAAAATTTGAAAGTGGAGGTGCTAGTTAACAGAAATGATTGTACATGtatgttctttttcctctcctcctATTAGGTACAATGCATTGTCTTTCACTTGAAAATTTTTAGTCCTGTAGTCAAAAACCATATTCGAAAAAGAAAACGTATTGGAAACTAAGTAATTGAACCACTTGTGCTTGTGCAGGAACAAGTTATAGTTCTTCTAATCTCCTCACAACAGTTAGTGCCGTATTCTAATACTGAAGCTGGAATTCAATAAATGCTGGTACTTAATGTATTGAcagaaattgataaatattttattatgtacttaataaatataaaatgaatatattttagtgTGTAATAGATTTTTACATGCCGATTACTGAACCTTTCTTTCCTTGAGTTTTTTCTCTGCtaatattttccattcatttctgcTTATTTTGTGATTCATTGATAGAAAAAGAAGTGGAATGGAATAAAATCCCTCCTATAAGGTGCAATTATGCATTAATGATCGTAATGTAAAAAGCATCAGATACAAAAAGAATCATCTTTCAAAACTGAGTTTACTTAATCTTTCCTCTAATTGCATCAGGACTTTGTCAGATAATATTCTTTCAGAGCTGAAAAGGAATCACCTAACATAGCTTCCAAAATTATTGAACCACACAACGCTACGAATAATTATATTGGTCTGTACCTGTGCATTCATTAGGAACACCACCACGTCACTAAACAATATTGCCTGTGAAGATATGTTGAAAAGCTGTGGAAATTCTTCAGTGGCCATTTCTATAGGAATTTTGcttctttcattcttgatattCTGTGGAATTGGATGTGTTTGGCACAGGAAACACCGTAACACAACCCGATTTACCTTGCCAAGGTTTTTGCAaagaagaagcaagagaaaagactGTACTAAAACATTTTCCTTGAGTCCCCATATTATTGGCCCAAGGCACAAAATCTCATCTCAAACACAAGACTGCAGTTCTGCTGCCGGGAGGACAAACATACATGATGATTATGAAAATGTGGAAACAGGTCCTCCCAAAGCGAAAGAAGAAACCGAGAAGGAACTGTATGAAAACACGTGCCAATCCAATTTTGAGGAGCATGTTTATGGAAATGAGACATCATCTGACTATtataatttccagaaacctatcacTTCTGAAGTGCCTCAAgatgaagatatatatatacttcCAGACTTGTAacaacatttacaaatattggGCTTAGtatgtggaaaataaatattcactggGGCTTTTACTTTACTAATGCCATAATTAATCAAGTTCTTCTTACGAAATGCAATGGTGTTCTCCTTTATCTCCATCCTTCTAGACCTACTCTGTGTGTGTTACTGAGGATTAATTCTGTACATTCTTTCCATTCTCCTTGCCTCTGGATTATATACCTATTTATGCTATATGGGTTCTCCCTTCCAAAAATTacttcaatttatctctttcttccatttctacTTCCACCATCTTTTGCTGGCTTATAATTGTCACAGTCTTATAACCGGTCTTCCTGCTTCCAATTTCTACCCACTCAGTTCCCCACAATACTGCCAGATTTAGCTTCAGAAAACATTACTCCTGTGCTTAAAAACTTTCAATGTCTCCTCTTTGTAAAAGACATAAAACCCAAAATACAAACTCTAGACTTCATGATTTTCCACATTTGTGTCCAATTTACTTTTTCAATGACTTCTACTAATTCCTCACTTCTCAGTTTTCATCAGAATCATCGCAAAACCTGCCAAACTCATCCCACCTCCATAATTTTGCTTATATGCCCCTTTTCAAACCTGCCTCAGATCAGTACTTCTTGAAAAACAAACTGAATCATTTCAAACCTctatttacctttttcttttgtgACCTACTATACAATTTGCTGCGTGTTCAATTCTTTGGACATTTAAACATATCAATATCTGctacacattttatttaatatcatttgaaaatgtcttaattctcAAATGAATAGTAAGAATTGCctcacatttatatttttatcctcaATAACTAGAGTCTTACATGAGGTACTCAATACTTATTAAATTAATATgaattgaatt
This region of Tamandua tetradactyla isolate mTamTet1 chromosome 9, mTamTet1.pri, whole genome shotgun sequence genomic DNA includes:
- the GAPT gene encoding protein GAPT, whose amino-acid sequence is MLKSCGNSSVAISIGILLLSFLIFCGIGCVWHRKHRNTTRFTLPRFLQRRSKRKDCTKTFSLSPHIIGPRHKISSQTQDCSSAAGRTNIHDDYENVETGPPKAKEETEKELYENTCQSNFEEHVYGNETSSDYYNFQKPITSEVPQDEDIYILPDL